One segment of Corynebacterium caspium DSM 44850 DNA contains the following:
- a CDS encoding peptidylprolyl isomerase: MTNNAQRGDEALATLDKAIKSRYRKKKIGPLSVVAIALVIIVAIVGAIWFATTRNSDSTEAAKDKDSTATSTSETPEFTPLAMVRETPLAETVSCKYEADGREANGATAPSTENISARGKVKINFDTTQGPIGMELDREVAPCTVNAVEHLAKSGYYDNSICHRLTTSGIFVLQCGDPTGSGAGGPGFQFANEYPTDEATDTNTPAIYPRGSIAMANAGPDTNGSQFFLNFQDSPLPPLYTYFGQIDDSGLKTLDKIAEAGAKDGAPDGAPANEVKITKVAVK, translated from the coding sequence GTGACTAATAACGCACAGCGGGGCGACGAAGCCCTAGCCACTCTAGATAAGGCCATAAAAAGCCGCTACCGCAAAAAGAAAATAGGCCCACTTAGCGTGGTAGCCATAGCTTTAGTGATCATTGTGGCCATTGTGGGCGCAATTTGGTTTGCCACTACTCGCAATAGCGACTCCACCGAAGCTGCCAAAGATAAAGATTCGACGGCTACCTCTACTTCGGAAACTCCAGAATTCACTCCCCTAGCCATGGTGCGAGAAACTCCCCTGGCTGAAACTGTGAGCTGTAAATACGAAGCTGATGGCCGCGAAGCTAATGGCGCCACTGCTCCGAGTACTGAAAATATTTCTGCCCGCGGCAAAGTCAAGATCAATTTCGATACCACCCAAGGCCCCATTGGCATGGAGCTAGATCGCGAAGTAGCACCTTGTACCGTAAATGCTGTAGAGCATTTGGCTAAGTCTGGCTACTACGACAACTCCATCTGTCATCGCCTGACTACCTCTGGCATTTTCGTCTTGCAGTGTGGCGATCCCACCGGTTCTGGTGCTGGTGGTCCTGGTTTCCAGTTCGCAAATGAATATCCCACTGATGAAGCCACTGATACCAATACCCCCGCTATTTATCCGCGCGGTTCCATCGCTATGGCAAATGCTGGCCCAGATACCAACGGCTCCCAGTTCTTCTTGAATTTCCAAGATTCTCCACTGCCTCCGCTGTATACCTACTTCGGACAGATCGATGATTCTGGCCTTAAAACTCTAGATAAAATCGCTGAAGCCGGAGCTAAAGATGGAGCTCCAGACGGCGCCCCCGCAAATGAGGTAAAGATCACAAAAGTGGCTGTGAAATAA
- the tpx gene encoding thiol peroxidase: MATTHLQGTPVRTSGELPAVGEKLPEIHLVGQDFQNFSTADLAGQRIVLNIFPSIDTGVCAMSVRHFNQDAADLENTVVVCASADLPPALARFCGAEGIENLRMGSSFRTDFGQNFGVTLEESPLQGLLARAVIVADVDGTVLHTELVPEISTEPNYEAALQALAS; this comes from the coding sequence ATGGCTACAACACACTTACAAGGCACTCCTGTTCGCACCTCTGGTGAATTACCTGCGGTTGGTGAAAAACTGCCTGAGATCCATCTTGTAGGGCAAGATTTTCAAAACTTCTCAACCGCTGATCTAGCTGGTCAGCGCATCGTACTAAATATTTTCCCCTCTATTGATACCGGTGTTTGTGCAATGTCGGTACGTCATTTCAATCAAGATGCCGCTGATTTGGAAAACACTGTAGTTGTTTGTGCTTCTGCAGATTTACCCCCAGCTTTAGCGCGTTTCTGTGGTGCAGAAGGTATTGAGAACCTGCGTATGGGTTCTTCTTTCCGCACAGATTTCGGCCAGAATTTTGGGGTTACCTTGGAAGAATCCCCACTTCAAGGCTTGCTAGCTCGGGCCGTAATAGTTGCCGATGTTGATGGCACTGTGCTCCACACGGAGTTAGTTCCAGAGATTTCTACCGAACCCAATTATGAAGCTGCCCTGCAGGCGCTAGCTTCCTAA
- a CDS encoding MBL fold metallo-hydrolase: MQIMGFPAGPYKTNCYLVCSDTHAAVIDPGMHAANYVREVLADKNLKLDKIVLTHGHVDHTRDAAELAAEFQAPVYIHPADAFMLVDGSGVSERSLLLFNCAEMVPITDPTALIDGQSISLAGSEFMVHHAPGHSPGSVLLVNAEVAFTGDVLFRGSVGRTDLPHSNPGDMLDTLAGPVWNLANELAILPGHGATSSMRRERATNPFLKSLAKKD, translated from the coding sequence ATGCAGATTATGGGATTTCCAGCCGGCCCTTATAAAACCAATTGCTACCTGGTATGTTCCGATACTCATGCGGCAGTAATTGATCCGGGGATGCATGCAGCTAATTATGTGCGTGAAGTGTTGGCCGATAAGAACCTAAAACTAGATAAGATTGTGCTAACTCATGGCCATGTTGATCACACCCGTGATGCCGCTGAGCTGGCTGCCGAATTTCAAGCCCCGGTATACATCCATCCAGCCGATGCTTTTATGTTGGTAGATGGTTCCGGGGTTTCAGAACGCAGCTTATTGCTATTTAACTGTGCGGAAATGGTGCCAATTACTGATCCCACCGCGCTTATAGATGGTCAATCTATTAGTTTGGCAGGTTCAGAATTTATGGTGCATCACGCTCCGGGACACTCTCCTGGAAGCGTGCTCTTGGTGAATGCTGAAGTTGCTTTCACCGGGGATGTGCTATTTCGAGGTTCGGTAGGACGCACGGATCTGCCGCATTCAAATCCTGGCGATATGTTAGATACTTTGGCCGGACCAGTCTGGAATCTAGCCAATGAGCTTGCTATTTTACCAGGTCATGGGGCTACTTCCTCGATGCGTCGGGAGCGGGCAACTAACCCATTTCTGAAAAGCTTGGCTAAGAAGGACTAG
- the hisS gene encoding histidine--tRNA ligase, with amino-acid sequence MNKTHKQQPFQAPKGVPDYIPPQSAAFLAVRDNFTHQAHLAGYQHIELPIFEETGLFARGVGESTDVVSKEMYTFADRGERSVTLRPEGTAGVMRAVIEHHLDQGQLPVKLNYAGPFFRYERPQAGRYRQLQQVGVEAIGIDDPALDAEIIALADRCYRSLGLKGFRLEINSLGDDNCRPAYRAKLQEFLQKLPLDEETQKRAIINPLRVLDDKRLEVQEMLVDAPLMLDYLDAPCKEHFETVTGLLDDLGVQYVINPRMVRGLDYYTKTCFEFIHDGLGAQSGIGGGGRYDGLMGVLGGKDLSGVGFGLGVDRTLLALAAEGIGLEELGVHRRVDVYGIPLGEAARKEMVKVIDKLRAQGIAADMVYGSRGLKGAMKGADRARARYALVLGDEELAAGTIALRDLDAHQQENIALADICTAMQQRFNS; translated from the coding sequence GTGAATAAAACGCATAAACAGCAGCCTTTTCAAGCACCTAAAGGTGTACCAGATTATATTCCGCCACAGTCCGCAGCCTTTTTGGCAGTGCGCGATAATTTCACGCACCAAGCGCACTTAGCAGGATATCAGCATATTGAATTGCCGATATTTGAAGAGACTGGGCTTTTTGCGCGCGGTGTTGGGGAATCCACAGATGTAGTCAGCAAGGAAATGTATACCTTTGCTGATCGTGGGGAACGTTCAGTAACTTTGCGACCCGAAGGAACCGCCGGGGTGATGCGAGCTGTTATCGAACATCACCTAGATCAAGGGCAGCTGCCAGTAAAACTTAATTATGCCGGCCCATTTTTTCGCTATGAGCGCCCGCAAGCAGGCCGGTATCGCCAGCTTCAACAAGTAGGTGTTGAAGCTATCGGTATAGATGACCCGGCCTTAGATGCAGAAATAATCGCGTTGGCTGATAGGTGTTATCGCTCTTTGGGGCTAAAGGGTTTCCGTCTGGAAATCAACAGTTTAGGCGATGACAACTGTCGTCCAGCTTATCGGGCAAAGCTGCAAGAATTTTTGCAAAAACTGCCCTTAGATGAAGAAACTCAAAAGCGGGCCATCATTAATCCGCTGCGAGTTTTAGATGATAAGCGCCTCGAAGTGCAAGAAATGCTAGTAGACGCCCCACTTATGCTCGATTATTTAGATGCCCCGTGCAAAGAGCATTTTGAGACCGTTACTGGGCTCCTTGATGACCTCGGGGTGCAATATGTGATTAATCCGCGAATGGTGCGCGGTTTGGATTATTACACCAAGACCTGTTTTGAATTCATTCATGATGGTTTGGGCGCCCAATCAGGTATTGGCGGTGGCGGCCGTTATGACGGTCTCATGGGGGTCCTTGGCGGCAAGGATCTCTCCGGTGTGGGATTTGGTTTAGGCGTGGATCGTACTTTGCTAGCGCTAGCGGCAGAAGGAATAGGCTTAGAAGAGCTTGGAGTGCATCGTCGGGTAGATGTTTATGGCATTCCATTAGGGGAGGCTGCGCGCAAAGAGATGGTAAAAGTCATCGATAAGCTGCGCGCCCAGGGAATTGCTGCAGATATGGTTTATGGTTCCCGCGGGCTAAAAGGTGCTATGAAAGGCGCAGACCGGGCGCGAGCACGCTACGCCTTAGTTTTAGGTGATGAAGAACTTGCCGCAGGCACTATTGCGCTGCGCGATCTAGATGCTCATCAGCAGGAAAATATTGCGCTAGCTGATATTTGTACTGCTATGCAGCAGCGGTTTAATAGCTAG
- a CDS encoding L-serine ammonia-lyase, translating into MISTTEIFSIGIGPSSSHTVGPMRAASQFISQLPHFPSHVDIGLYGSLAATGRGHHTDRAVLLGLVGYLPTTISADIHPLPGTPISPQGTIHGPAGELSYNLKFSIPPLSGHPNGLSFQAYDHQGKELGPQQYYYSVGGGFIKTAAQLAADQAGLNSAEESLKEQLPYPFRTGAELLAIAKRENKTFAEIMRANEWILNPATPTDPDPLTTHLNQVWDTMRACVTAGISTEGELPGGLKVKRRAPGLYRYLCTPEAQKDTSMQVMDWTNLYALAVNEENAAGGKVVTAPTNGAAGIIPAVLHYARDFIPGFTTETAYQFLLTAAAVGLIIKENASISGAEVGCQGEVGSAASMAAAGLCAILGGSPRQVENAAEIALEHNLGLTCDPVGGLVQIPCIERNAIGAVKAINAARMAQLGDATNRVSLDDVIQTMAATGRDMLDKYKETSMGGLAITLGLPVSQTEC; encoded by the coding sequence ATGATCAGTACAACCGAAATTTTTAGCATTGGAATTGGGCCTTCTTCCTCGCACACTGTAGGCCCCATGCGTGCAGCCTCCCAATTTATTTCCCAACTTCCACACTTCCCTAGCCACGTAGATATTGGGCTATATGGTTCTCTTGCGGCCACGGGACGCGGACATCACACAGATAGAGCAGTACTACTTGGGCTAGTTGGATATCTGCCCACCACTATTTCCGCAGATATTCATCCACTACCTGGCACCCCGATATCCCCGCAAGGAACTATTCACGGGCCAGCCGGAGAGCTCAGCTATAACCTAAAATTTTCCATCCCCCCGCTAAGTGGACACCCCAACGGGCTAAGCTTCCAAGCTTATGATCACCAAGGCAAAGAGCTAGGTCCGCAGCAATATTATTATTCTGTCGGCGGAGGCTTCATTAAAACTGCTGCCCAATTAGCTGCAGACCAAGCCGGGCTAAATAGTGCCGAAGAATCTCTTAAAGAACAACTCCCCTACCCTTTCCGAACTGGAGCTGAACTACTAGCTATCGCTAAGCGAGAAAATAAAACTTTCGCGGAAATTATGCGAGCTAATGAATGGATCCTAAATCCGGCAACCCCTACTGATCCAGATCCACTTACCACGCACCTAAACCAGGTATGGGATACCATGCGAGCTTGTGTTACCGCTGGTATTAGCACTGAGGGTGAACTTCCCGGAGGATTAAAAGTAAAGCGGCGGGCTCCTGGTTTATATCGTTATCTGTGCACGCCAGAAGCCCAAAAAGATACCAGTATGCAGGTAATGGACTGGACGAATTTATATGCCTTAGCAGTAAATGAGGAAAATGCTGCCGGTGGCAAAGTTGTCACTGCTCCGACGAATGGGGCAGCTGGTATTATTCCGGCAGTTTTACACTATGCCCGAGATTTCATTCCAGGCTTTACTACCGAAACCGCATATCAGTTCTTACTAACCGCCGCCGCTGTGGGGCTAATAATTAAAGAAAATGCTTCAATTTCTGGCGCCGAAGTAGGCTGCCAAGGCGAGGTAGGCTCAGCGGCGTCTATGGCAGCAGCTGGTCTATGCGCAATTTTGGGCGGTAGTCCCCGCCAAGTAGAAAATGCGGCAGAAATTGCCCTCGAACATAATCTGGGCCTGACCTGTGATCCTGTAGGTGGTTTAGTACAGATACCTTGTATTGAAAGAAATGCTATCGGGGCAGTAAAAGCCATAAACGCCGCCCGGATGGCCCAATTAGGTGATGCAACTAACCGAGTTAGCCTGGACGATGTAATCCAAACTATGGCCGCAACCGGGCGCGATATGTTAGATAAATATAAAGAAACTTCAATGGGTGGGCTAGCGATAACCCTGGGATTACCGGTAAGCCAAACCGAGTGTTAA
- a CDS encoding CE1759 family FMN reductase, which produces MRKLVILSAGLSTPSTTGTLATAIGEAVGAAVGGRGESMETTTIEVKNLAVDLAHAMTTGGILSPALEEAVDTMRNADGLVIVTPIFQASFAGLLKMLLDVMDKNDLRGIPTLIAATAGTPRHSLALDYALRPVLTAMHADVVPTTVFAATADFGSSDGAEFTRRIARAAAEIAELMVATAGSVGGLGASASSVRSKTKSPQDNYTPFEDLLNGLGN; this is translated from the coding sequence ATGCGCAAGCTTGTAATTCTCTCCGCCGGGCTTTCCACTCCCTCAACCACCGGCACCCTGGCAACTGCCATAGGGGAAGCTGTAGGAGCTGCAGTAGGTGGTCGCGGCGAATCCATGGAAACCACCACTATTGAGGTCAAAAACCTCGCCGTTGATCTAGCTCATGCCATGACTACCGGCGGCATTCTCTCCCCTGCTCTCGAAGAGGCAGTAGATACCATGCGCAATGCCGATGGCCTGGTAATTGTCACCCCCATCTTCCAAGCTAGCTTTGCGGGCCTGCTAAAGATGCTGCTTGATGTCATGGATAAAAATGATCTACGCGGCATCCCCACTTTGATTGCCGCTACTGCTGGCACCCCGCGACACAGCCTAGCTCTGGATTATGCCTTACGTCCGGTATTAACCGCTATGCACGCCGATGTGGTCCCCACCACCGTATTTGCCGCCACCGCAGATTTCGGCAGCTCTGATGGAGCGGAATTTACCCGTCGCATCGCTCGCGCGGCCGCAGAAATCGCTGAATTAATGGTAGCTACCGCAGGTTCAGTAGGTGGCTTAGGTGCTAGCGCTTCTTCTGTACGCAGTAAGACGAAGTCTCCGCAAGATAACTACACCCCATTTGAGGATCTTCTTAACGGTTTAGGCAACTAA
- a CDS encoding LLM class flavin-dependent oxidoreductase, with protein MQFGVFSIGDVTTDPTTGITPTEHERIDAITQIALKAEEVGLDVFATGEHHNPPFVPSSPTTHLGYIAAKTKNIQLSTATTLITTNDPLKIAEDYAFLQHLSHGRVDLMMGRGNTGPVYPWFGKDIRQGIPLAVENYDLLRRLWRERPVNWEGKFRTPLQEYISTPWPLDDVPPFVWHGSIRSPQIAEQAAYYGDGFFHNNIFWNKEHTAAMVNLYRNRFEAYGHGRADQAIVGLGGQFFIGDTEAEAKKFFRPYFDNAPVYGHGPTMEQFTEMTPLTVGTAEQVIERTMQFADWVGDYQRQLFLIDHAGLPLEVVLDQIERLGRDVVPELRKRMEARRPEHVPSDPPTHASLKAAMSGPHFEVRPGEKNSAANNA; from the coding sequence ATGCAGTTCGGCGTTTTTTCCATTGGTGACGTAACCACCGACCCCACCACCGGTATTACCCCTACTGAGCACGAGCGCATCGATGCAATTACCCAGATTGCGCTGAAAGCCGAAGAAGTAGGATTAGATGTATTTGCCACTGGCGAACACCACAATCCACCTTTCGTGCCCTCCTCTCCCACCACCCACCTTGGATATATCGCTGCCAAGACCAAAAATATTCAGCTCTCCACCGCCACTACCTTGATCACCACAAATGATCCGTTGAAGATTGCCGAAGATTATGCTTTCTTACAGCACCTTTCCCATGGCCGTGTAGACCTCATGATGGGCCGCGGCAACACCGGCCCGGTATACCCCTGGTTTGGCAAAGATATCCGCCAAGGCATACCCCTAGCAGTAGAAAATTATGACTTGCTGCGCCGTCTTTGGCGGGAACGCCCAGTAAACTGGGAAGGCAAATTCCGTACTCCTTTACAGGAATACATCTCCACCCCTTGGCCACTTGATGACGTACCCCCATTTGTATGGCACGGCTCCATCCGCTCCCCGCAAATCGCAGAGCAAGCTGCATATTATGGCGACGGATTCTTCCACAATAATATTTTCTGGAATAAAGAGCACACCGCCGCAATGGTAAATCTCTACCGCAACCGCTTCGAAGCCTACGGACACGGCCGCGCTGACCAAGCCATTGTCGGACTAGGTGGCCAGTTCTTCATCGGCGATACCGAAGCTGAAGCTAAGAAATTCTTCCGCCCCTACTTCGATAATGCCCCAGTTTATGGCCATGGCCCCACCATGGAGCAGTTCACCGAGATGACCCCGCTAACTGTGGGTACGGCAGAGCAAGTAATCGAACGCACCATGCAGTTCGCGGATTGGGTAGGAGACTACCAGCGCCAGCTCTTCCTAATTGATCACGCAGGCCTGCCGCTAGAAGTAGTACTTGACCAAATTGAACGCCTAGGACGTGATGTAGTTCCAGAGCTACGCAAGCGCATGGAAGCTCGCCGCCCGGAGCACGTACCCAGCGATCCGCCCACCCACGCCAGCCTCAAGGCAGCTATGAGCGGTCCGCATTTTGAAGTACGCCCCGGCGAGAAAAACTCCGCTGCCAATAACGCTTAA
- a CDS encoding TetR/AcrR family transcriptional regulator — MTIKGALFMRADARRRRAVIIRTACELFTSRELGTVTMEEIARKSGVGIATLYRNFPDREAVIHGCSELLLEDYISLTKRATRTLKDIATATAENKIDNAEIWKQWRQIVFELVEMGIGALVPVLAPPSIEQLPPDLQGLRQYASNTSKTWLDQAKDLGLLHRDIDVHTFTMGLITVSRPPVSAVEQMAPNLRNDLIDLYLQGLRCGIPDQT, encoded by the coding sequence ATGACAATTAAAGGAGCCCTATTTATGCGAGCCGATGCCCGCCGCAGACGCGCTGTAATCATTCGTACTGCTTGCGAATTATTTACAAGTCGTGAACTGGGGACTGTAACAATGGAGGAAATCGCTCGAAAATCGGGAGTAGGGATTGCCACTTTATATCGCAATTTTCCAGACCGAGAAGCAGTAATACATGGTTGTTCGGAGCTACTTCTTGAAGATTATATTTCACTTACAAAAAGAGCCACCAGAACTTTAAAAGATATTGCAACTGCCACTGCAGAAAATAAAATAGATAACGCAGAAATCTGGAAACAATGGCGCCAAATTGTTTTTGAATTGGTTGAAATGGGAATAGGTGCCCTTGTCCCCGTTTTAGCCCCTCCCAGCATTGAACAGCTCCCTCCTGATTTACAGGGTTTGCGTCAATACGCTTCCAACACTTCAAAGACCTGGCTTGACCAGGCAAAAGATTTGGGCTTATTACATCGCGATATTGATGTACACACCTTTACCATGGGCTTGATTACAGTATCTCGACCCCCAGTTAGCGCGGTGGAGCAGATGGCTCCAAATTTGCGTAACGACTTAATTGACCTCTACCTACAGGGGTTACGCTGCGGAATTCCCGACCAGACCTAG
- a CDS encoding YhgE/Pip domain-containing protein, with protein MNLFHIGSELRRFRHGTLPPLALTVIIMLPLIFGGLFVWSYYDPIGHLNKLPVALVNSDTGAEKDGQKIAAGEQITTKLIDDASVDFHLVTAEEARAGIANGTYYFGLELPTDFSTAAISAASENPHPATISAAFSNTNGFMGVMLGNQILIRVVDAINEELGTQVLNTMLLGFNTIHDGMNTAADGATQLADGTHTASGGAKQLSEGTTTLENGINELNTGAQSLQEGATSLNKGLNTASQGAENLAAGMNRLTTANQRLGDGAKQISGGVDKLVGIGGQASNIQNALAANLANLSTQLRASGIPAAIQLANQVDDTAAQLRIQGLGPQSPLLADLQRLQAGAAEIAHQLADTDAEYRAGLESATAAAQKLATGLYTLADGSQRLVIGTNKLADGTTRLAAGSTQLTVGASQLRDGLVRLDEGSGELSLKLREGADQVPYFAPDTVAKNAETAAKPVREKITADDMTPFGIGLAPFFISLGLFVGGTTMFMVLHAVQRRATDSLTSPLRAALASYLPGLLVGLGQATVMWAVLVFAIGINPVHPIGLLISMWAISATFVAITQGINAFFGSSVGRVLCIAIMALSLVSSGGLYPVETQPALQRAFHIIDPITYSVNLLRQMIVGTYDAQFDHRLPQAILALLIFGLIMLAVTAASAYRDRLVAAKDLHPELAV; from the coding sequence ATGAACCTATTTCACATCGGATCAGAACTTCGACGCTTCCGCCACGGCACCCTGCCTCCGCTCGCGCTCACCGTAATCATCATGTTGCCACTAATATTTGGAGGCCTATTTGTATGGAGTTACTACGACCCAATAGGGCACCTAAATAAACTTCCCGTAGCCCTGGTAAATTCCGATACCGGAGCCGAAAAAGACGGTCAAAAAATCGCCGCCGGAGAACAAATAACCACCAAACTAATAGACGATGCCTCCGTAGATTTCCATTTAGTAACCGCCGAAGAAGCCCGCGCCGGCATAGCTAATGGCACCTACTATTTTGGTCTGGAACTTCCCACCGATTTCAGCACCGCAGCGATTAGCGCCGCCAGCGAAAATCCACACCCCGCAACCATTAGCGCCGCTTTTTCCAATACCAATGGCTTCATGGGAGTCATGTTGGGAAACCAAATCTTGATTCGAGTAGTAGATGCCATCAATGAAGAATTAGGCACCCAAGTACTAAACACCATGCTCTTAGGCTTTAATACCATTCACGATGGCATGAATACCGCGGCCGATGGCGCCACCCAGCTAGCCGATGGCACCCACACTGCCTCCGGAGGGGCTAAACAACTAAGCGAAGGCACCACCACCTTAGAAAATGGGATAAACGAACTAAATACCGGCGCGCAATCCCTCCAAGAAGGCGCCACATCTCTAAATAAAGGCCTAAATACCGCCTCTCAAGGTGCTGAAAACTTAGCTGCGGGCATGAACCGCTTAACCACAGCTAATCAGCGCTTAGGCGATGGCGCTAAACAAATATCCGGTGGCGTCGACAAACTAGTAGGCATAGGGGGACAAGCAAGTAATATTCAAAATGCGTTAGCTGCTAACCTGGCAAATCTTTCCACCCAACTGCGAGCCTCTGGAATTCCCGCAGCAATCCAACTTGCCAACCAAGTAGATGACACTGCAGCCCAACTGCGCATTCAAGGACTTGGCCCCCAAAGTCCATTGTTGGCAGATTTACAACGTCTACAAGCTGGAGCTGCGGAAATCGCCCACCAACTAGCAGATACTGATGCCGAATATCGCGCCGGGTTAGAAAGTGCGACAGCAGCAGCTCAAAAGCTTGCCACCGGGTTATATACCTTGGCCGATGGTTCCCAGCGCCTAGTTATAGGTACTAATAAGCTTGCCGATGGAACCACCCGGCTAGCTGCTGGAAGTACCCAACTTACCGTGGGGGCTTCCCAGCTGCGCGATGGTTTAGTGCGCTTAGATGAAGGTTCTGGGGAACTGAGCCTAAAATTGCGCGAAGGAGCAGACCAAGTGCCATATTTTGCTCCAGATACCGTAGCTAAAAATGCGGAAACTGCAGCTAAACCGGTGCGCGAAAAAATCACTGCAGATGATATGACTCCTTTTGGAATAGGGCTAGCGCCGTTCTTTATTTCCTTGGGTCTTTTTGTGGGCGGTACCACTATGTTTATGGTGCTTCATGCGGTACAGCGCCGCGCTACTGATTCCTTAACTTCCCCTTTAAGAGCTGCTTTAGCTAGTTATTTGCCTGGCCTATTAGTTGGCCTTGGTCAAGCCACTGTTATGTGGGCAGTATTGGTATTTGCCATTGGAATTAATCCGGTGCATCCAATAGGGCTATTGATTTCTATGTGGGCAATATCGGCGACCTTTGTGGCCATTACTCAAGGCATTAATGCCTTCTTTGGATCCTCTGTGGGCAGAGTGCTGTGCATAGCCATAATGGCTTTGTCTTTAGTGTCCTCAGGCGGGCTTTATCCGGTAGAAACTCAACCGGCTTTGCAGCGGGCTTTCCACATAATTGACCCCATCACTTATTCGGTTAACTTATTGCGTCAAATGATTGTGGGCACTTACGATGCCCAGTTCGACCATCGTTTGCCTCAGGCAATCCTGGCACTTTTGATATTCGGGTTGATAATGCTGGCAGTAACTGCTGCCTCGGCCTATCGGGACCGCTTGGTAGCTGCTAAAGACTTGCACCCGGAGCTGGCGGTTTAG